A genome region from Variovorax paradoxus includes the following:
- a CDS encoding cytochrome b, with protein sequence MAEFHEISPNAPAGEKLLNWVDNRFPLSKLWNDQWGKYYAPKNFNFWYIFGSLAMLVLVIQIVTGIFLVMHYKPDANQAFASVEYIMRDVPWGWLIRYIHSTGASAFFVVVYLHMFRGLMYGSYRKPRELIWVFGCAIFLCLMAEAFMGYLLPWGQMSYWGAQVIVNLFAAIPFIGPDLALLIRGDYVVSDATLNRFFSFHVIAVPLVLLGLVVAHLIALHEVGSNNPDGIEIKANRGPDGHPLDGIPSHPYYTVHDIFGVVVFLTIFSAVIFFAPEAGGYFLEYNNFIPADSLKTPNHIAPVWYFTPFYSMLRATTDDMVNVFSLIIAAAVIWNFVKGKSGMGLKIAAVVVAAVAIFLLKTFDAKFWGVVVMGGSVIILFFLPWLDHSEVKSIRYRPSWHKYVYGFFVFFFLILGYLGIQPPGVWGNLVIGSFALDIAQTISQIGTLFYFGFFLLMPWWSRKGEFKPVPERVVFAAH encoded by the coding sequence ATGGCTGAATTCCACGAGATTTCCCCCAACGCACCGGCCGGCGAGAAGCTGCTGAACTGGGTCGACAACCGCTTCCCGCTGAGCAAGCTGTGGAACGACCAGTGGGGCAAGTACTACGCGCCCAAGAACTTCAACTTCTGGTACATCTTCGGCTCGCTGGCCATGCTGGTGCTGGTGATCCAGATCGTCACCGGCATCTTCCTCGTCATGCACTACAAGCCTGATGCGAACCAGGCGTTCGCATCGGTCGAGTACATCATGCGCGACGTGCCGTGGGGCTGGCTCATCCGCTACATCCATTCGACCGGCGCGTCGGCGTTCTTCGTGGTCGTGTACCTGCACATGTTCCGCGGCCTCATGTACGGCAGCTACCGCAAGCCGCGCGAACTGATCTGGGTGTTCGGCTGCGCGATCTTCCTGTGCCTGATGGCCGAAGCCTTCATGGGCTACCTGCTGCCCTGGGGCCAGATGTCGTACTGGGGCGCCCAGGTGATCGTGAACCTGTTCGCCGCCATTCCGTTCATCGGCCCGGACCTGGCACTGCTGATCCGCGGCGACTACGTGGTGAGCGACGCCACGCTGAACCGCTTCTTCAGCTTCCATGTGATCGCCGTGCCGCTGGTGCTGCTCGGCCTGGTGGTCGCCCACCTGATCGCGCTGCACGAGGTCGGCTCGAACAACCCCGACGGCATCGAGATCAAGGCCAACCGCGGCCCCGACGGCCATCCGCTCGACGGCATTCCGTCGCACCCGTACTACACGGTGCACGACATCTTCGGCGTGGTGGTGTTCCTCACCATCTTCTCGGCGGTGATCTTCTTCGCCCCCGAAGCCGGCGGCTACTTCCTCGAGTACAACAACTTCATCCCGGCCGATTCGCTGAAGACGCCGAACCACATCGCACCGGTCTGGTACTTCACGCCGTTCTATTCGATGCTGCGCGCGACCACCGACGACATGGTTAACGTGTTCTCGCTGATCATCGCGGCCGCCGTCATCTGGAACTTCGTCAAGGGCAAGTCGGGCATGGGCCTGAAGATCGCGGCCGTCGTCGTGGCGGCCGTGGCCATCTTCCTGCTCAAGACCTTCGACGCCAAGTTCTGGGGCGTGGTCGTGATGGGCGGCTCGGTCATCATCCTGTTCTTCCTGCCGTGGCTCGACCACAGCGAAGTCAAGTCGATCCGCTACCGCCCGAGCTGGCACAAGTACGTGTACGGCTTCTTCGTGTTCTTCTTCCTGATCCTCGGCTACCTGGGCATCCAGCCGCCGGGCGTCTGGGGCAACCTGGTCATCGGCTCGTTCGCCCTCGACATCGCGCAGACCATCTCGCAGATCGGCACGCTCTTCTACTTCGGCTTCTTCCTGCTGATGCCGTGGTGGAGCCGCAAGGGCGAGTTCAAACCCGTGCCCGAGCGCGTGGTCTTCGCCGCCCATTGA
- a CDS encoding response regulator transcription factor: MEMSFQYATTRPVPSVAQLYGGVFHAALVVADDALVADRMRRILSDLAPHRRVVIASGRAEALNLLAALPYDLLLVDMQLPGRDGVALLQHVRQHHVRIESIGMSGKDDHELVSAAIGAGAIGYLLTEADDFELSYLLRSIERGGSPMDSRIARRIVGSIAASAKARAIEPIRVQQPPAPVLVPVPEADNKVPRGLLSPRELKVLRLIAQGWSNRQIAEAVYLSVNTIEFHAKSIYRKLAVKSRTQAVHEAMQHGLLN; the protein is encoded by the coding sequence ATGGAAATGAGTTTCCAGTACGCCACCACGCGGCCGGTGCCGTCGGTTGCGCAGTTGTATGGCGGCGTGTTCCATGCCGCGCTCGTCGTTGCCGACGATGCACTGGTGGCGGACCGCATGCGGCGAATCCTGTCCGATCTCGCGCCACATCGCCGCGTGGTGATCGCGTCGGGTCGCGCCGAGGCGCTCAACCTGCTCGCGGCACTTCCGTACGACCTGCTGCTCGTCGACATGCAACTGCCGGGCAGGGACGGCGTCGCGCTGCTGCAGCACGTGCGCCAGCATCACGTGCGCATCGAAAGCATCGGCATGTCGGGCAAGGACGACCACGAACTGGTGAGCGCAGCGATCGGCGCCGGTGCCATCGGCTACCTGCTGACCGAGGCCGACGACTTCGAGCTGTCGTATCTGCTGCGCTCGATCGAGCGCGGGGGCTCGCCGATGGACTCGCGCATTGCGCGGCGCATCGTCGGCTCGATCGCTGCATCGGCCAAGGCGCGTGCCATCGAGCCGATCCGCGTGCAGCAGCCGCCGGCGCCCGTGCTCGTGCCCGTGCCGGAGGCGGACAACAAGGTGCCGCGCGGATTGCTCTCGCCGCGGGAACTCAAGGTGCTGCGCCTGATCGCACAGGGCTGGAGCAACCGGCAGATCGCGGAAGCGGTCTACCTTTCGGTCAACACCATCGAGTTTCACGCCAAGAGCATCTATCGCAAGCTCGCCGTCAAGTCGAGGACCCAGGCGGTCCACGAGGCGATGCAGCATGGCCTTCTGAACTGA
- a CDS encoding cytochrome c1, with the protein MKKSISGWLAVLGLALGLTFSAAASAESEGIAWDKAPNKTTDVAALQNGAKLFVNYCLNCHSAAFMRYNRLQDIGITEQQIKDNLLFTTDKVGETMKANIDARQAKEWFGTTPPDLTLVARSRAGHGGTGADYLYTYLRTYYRDDTKATGWNNLAFPSVAMPNPLWELQGERRPVYTKVEQHGHEAEVFKGWEQVTPGTLTPVQYDNAVGDLVSYLQWMAEPAQNTRIRIGVWVLLFLAMSVVFVWRLNASYWKDVK; encoded by the coding sequence ATGAAGAAAAGCATTTCCGGCTGGCTCGCTGTCCTGGGTCTGGCACTGGGCCTGACCTTCTCCGCGGCGGCATCGGCCGAGTCCGAGGGCATTGCCTGGGACAAAGCTCCCAACAAGACCACCGACGTGGCCGCGCTGCAGAACGGCGCCAAGCTGTTCGTCAACTACTGCCTCAACTGCCATTCGGCAGCCTTCATGCGCTACAACCGCCTGCAGGACATCGGCATCACCGAGCAGCAGATCAAGGACAACCTTCTGTTCACGACCGACAAGGTCGGCGAGACCATGAAGGCCAACATCGACGCGCGCCAGGCCAAGGAGTGGTTCGGAACCACACCCCCCGACCTGACGCTGGTCGCCCGCTCGCGGGCCGGCCACGGCGGCACCGGCGCCGACTACCTCTACACTTACCTGCGCACCTACTACCGCGACGACACCAAGGCCACCGGCTGGAACAACCTCGCGTTCCCGAGCGTCGCCATGCCGAATCCCCTGTGGGAACTGCAGGGCGAACGCCGGCCGGTCTACACCAAGGTCGAGCAGCACGGTCATGAAGCCGAGGTGTTCAAGGGCTGGGAGCAAGTCACCCCCGGCACCCTGACGCCCGTGCAGTACGACAATGCGGTCGGCGACCTGGTCAGTTACCTGCAATGGATGGCCGAACCGGCACAGAACACCCGCATTCGCATCGGCGTCTGGGTGCTGCTGTTCCTGGCCATGTCGGTGGTATTCGTGTGGCGGCTGAACGCCTCGTACTGGAAAGACGTCAAGTAA
- the petA gene encoding ubiquinol-cytochrome c reductase iron-sulfur subunit, translated as MSDMTSGSPRIDTSKRTWLIASSCAGVAGGVATAIPFVSTFQPSEKAKAAGAAVEVDIGGLKVGEKITVEWRGKPVWILKRTPEQIAELPKLDGQLADPLSKRHPDEFTPKYAQNEHRSIKPEVLVVVGICTHLGCSPTDRFAAGPQPSLPNDWEGGFLCPCHGSTFDLAGRVFKNKPAPDNLPVPPHMYLSDTKLLIGEDSKKA; from the coding sequence ATGAGTGACATGACCTCCGGCTCGCCCCGGATCGACACCAGCAAGCGCACGTGGTTGATTGCATCCAGCTGCGCTGGCGTGGCGGGCGGCGTGGCCACCGCCATCCCCTTTGTGAGCACTTTCCAGCCTTCCGAGAAGGCCAAGGCTGCGGGTGCCGCAGTCGAGGTCGACATCGGTGGCCTCAAGGTCGGCGAGAAGATCACGGTCGAATGGCGGGGAAAGCCGGTCTGGATTCTCAAGCGCACGCCCGAGCAGATTGCCGAACTTCCCAAGCTGGACGGCCAACTGGCCGACCCCCTCTCCAAGCGTCACCCCGACGAATTCACCCCCAAGTACGCGCAGAACGAGCACCGTTCGATCAAGCCCGAAGTGCTGGTCGTGGTCGGCATCTGCACTCACCTGGGCTGCTCGCCGACCGACCGCTTCGCAGCCGGGCCGCAGCCTTCGCTGCCGAACGACTGGGAAGGCGGCTTCCTCTGCCCTTGCCACGGTTCCACTTTCGACCTGGCCGGCCGAGTCTTCAAGAACAAGCCCGCGCCCGACAACCTGCCGGTGCCGCCGCACATGTACCTGTCGGACACCAAGCTCCTGATCGGTGAAGACTCCAAGAAGGCCTGA
- a CDS encoding glutathione S-transferase N-terminal domain-containing protein, with amino-acid sequence MMVLYSGTTCPFSHRCRFVLFEKGMDFEIRDVDLYNKPEDISVMNPYGQVPILVERDLILYESNIINEYIDERFPHPQLMPGDPVDRARVRLFLLNFEKELFVHVSTLENRTTKGNEKALEKARSHIRDRLTQLAPVFLKNKYMLGDNFSMLDVAIAPLLWRLDYYGIDLSKNAAPLLKYAERIFSRPAYIEALTPSEKVMRK; translated from the coding sequence ATGATGGTCTTGTATTCAGGAACGACCTGCCCCTTTTCCCACCGCTGCCGCTTCGTGTTGTTCGAAAAGGGCATGGACTTCGAGATCCGCGACGTCGATCTCTACAACAAGCCCGAAGACATCAGCGTGATGAATCCGTACGGCCAGGTGCCGATCCTGGTCGAGCGCGACCTGATCCTGTACGAATCGAACATCATCAACGAGTACATCGACGAGCGCTTCCCGCATCCGCAGCTGATGCCCGGCGACCCGGTCGACCGCGCCCGCGTGCGCCTGTTCCTGCTCAACTTCGAGAAGGAACTGTTCGTGCATGTCTCGACGCTCGAGAACCGCACCACCAAGGGTAACGAGAAGGCACTGGAAAAGGCCCGCTCGCACATCCGCGACCGCCTCACGCAGCTGGCACCCGTGTTCCTCAAGAACAAGTACATGCTGGGCGACAACTTCTCGATGCTCGACGTGGCCATCGCACCGCTGTTGTGGCGCCTGGACTACTACGGCATCGACCTCAGCAAGAACGCGGCCCCGCTGCTGAAGTACGCCGAGCGCATCTTCTCGCGCCCGGCTTACATCGAAGCACTGACGCCGTCCGAAAAGGTTATGCGAAAGTAA
- a CDS encoding tetratricopeptide repeat protein, which produces MNSPASALSAEDAGRLLQQGLALHREGRFAEALQVYATLLAHVPGHADALHLTGEALYRQGRPKLALNYVNGAIARSPHHFYFNTRATIFMQLGLPAEAQQDLRRAIKAQPGYAEAHVNLSAVYRQQKKFRQASEAAAEATRLAPQVPAAWNNAGAIDMEQDRFDEAIAQFQRALALDPNYAAAHKNIGKIRAHQKDWPAAVDAMARAAADPRDLEASFLLSKALQGSGRVEEAIAPMQHAMRNWPAEERHKALADPDGVAALYGICGALEGVSMRFAESAELYRLALESLPEHELLLNNLGTANFRLGQYGSAIEALKKALQAHPRQVLARCNLGVTYVMSGRSEAAIAEFEQCLRDDPQFMPAMVWLLGEKAHIADWQGVPALRASIASLLDRPDNDQTVSSFILMSHYDDARRLMEWTRRGAALADAGTGIQPFADRSARRNSPRIRVGYYSFDFRNHPVAHLTAELFSRHDRKDFEVFVYSYGPDDGHPARARIAAAAEHFVDMHGQSIRQMAQRIREDELDILVDLSGDTRGAKPQVMAYHAAPAQLMWLGYMGTSGTPNYDYLVSDNFLSPPGTEGAYTEKLLRMPETFQVIDTQRPVNPHKATRAAHGLPEDAFVLCNFSQSFKIQPETFDAWVRIVREIPNAVLWLAQGPEGFERNLRNQWEAAGLGSERLIVSPRMPVDQHLARIGLADLFIDTFPYSSGATANDVLWSGVPLLALTGTTMVSRMAGSLMGAIGLPELVAANHDEYVQKAVHCATHPQELAALRARLAAARDARRGYFDTPRFVRHLEDGFRQIAARSRQGLPAAHVDVAARPQDK; this is translated from the coding sequence ATGAACTCACCTGCTTCCGCACTGTCCGCCGAAGATGCGGGCCGCTTGCTGCAACAAGGGCTGGCGCTGCACCGTGAGGGGCGTTTTGCGGAAGCGCTGCAGGTCTACGCCACGCTGCTCGCCCACGTCCCCGGGCATGCGGACGCGCTGCACCTCACCGGCGAGGCGCTCTACAGGCAAGGCAGGCCGAAGCTGGCGCTGAACTACGTGAACGGCGCCATCGCCAGGTCGCCGCACCACTTCTACTTCAACACCCGTGCGACGATCTTCATGCAGCTGGGCCTGCCCGCCGAGGCGCAGCAGGACCTTCGCCGCGCGATCAAGGCTCAGCCGGGCTACGCCGAAGCCCATGTGAACCTGTCGGCGGTCTACCGCCAGCAGAAGAAATTCCGCCAGGCCAGCGAGGCAGCGGCCGAAGCCACGCGGCTCGCGCCGCAGGTGCCCGCCGCATGGAACAACGCCGGCGCGATCGACATGGAGCAGGACCGCTTCGACGAAGCGATTGCGCAGTTCCAGCGTGCGCTCGCGCTCGACCCGAACTACGCCGCGGCCCACAAGAACATCGGCAAGATTCGAGCGCACCAGAAGGACTGGCCTGCAGCCGTCGACGCCATGGCGCGTGCCGCCGCTGACCCGCGCGACCTGGAGGCCTCGTTCCTTCTGTCGAAGGCCCTGCAGGGCAGCGGGCGCGTCGAGGAAGCCATCGCTCCGATGCAGCACGCCATGCGCAACTGGCCGGCCGAGGAACGCCACAAGGCACTGGCCGACCCCGACGGCGTGGCGGCGCTCTACGGCATCTGCGGTGCGCTCGAGGGCGTCTCAATGCGCTTCGCGGAATCGGCGGAGCTCTATCGGCTCGCACTCGAAAGCCTGCCCGAGCACGAGCTGCTGCTCAACAACCTGGGCACGGCGAACTTCCGCCTGGGCCAGTACGGCAGCGCCATCGAAGCGCTGAAGAAGGCACTGCAGGCGCATCCCCGCCAGGTGCTTGCACGCTGCAACCTCGGCGTGACCTATGTGATGTCGGGCCGCTCCGAAGCCGCCATCGCCGAGTTCGAGCAATGCCTGCGCGACGACCCGCAGTTCATGCCGGCCATGGTCTGGCTGCTGGGCGAGAAGGCGCACATCGCCGACTGGCAAGGCGTGCCTGCGCTGCGCGCCAGCATCGCGTCGCTGCTCGACAGGCCGGACAACGACCAGACGGTGTCGTCTTTCATCCTGATGTCGCACTACGACGACGCACGCCGATTGATGGAATGGACCCGGCGAGGCGCCGCGCTGGCCGATGCGGGCACGGGCATCCAGCCCTTTGCGGACCGCAGCGCCCGACGCAACTCGCCACGCATCCGCGTCGGCTATTACTCCTTCGACTTCCGCAACCACCCGGTGGCCCACCTGACGGCGGAACTCTTCAGCCGTCACGACCGCAAGGACTTCGAGGTGTTCGTCTATTCCTACGGACCCGACGACGGCCACCCGGCGCGCGCACGCATCGCCGCGGCGGCCGAACACTTCGTCGACATGCATGGGCAGTCGATCCGGCAGATGGCGCAGCGCATCCGCGAGGACGAACTCGACATCCTGGTCGACCTGTCGGGCGACACGCGCGGCGCCAAGCCGCAGGTGATGGCCTATCACGCAGCGCCCGCGCAGCTCATGTGGCTGGGCTACATGGGCACCAGCGGCACGCCGAACTACGACTATCTGGTGTCCGACAACTTCCTGTCGCCCCCGGGCACCGAAGGGGCCTACACCGAGAAGCTGCTGCGCATGCCCGAGACCTTCCAGGTGATCGACACGCAGCGCCCGGTCAATCCGCACAAGGCGACGCGTGCCGCGCACGGCCTGCCCGAAGACGCCTTCGTGCTGTGCAACTTCTCCCAGTCGTTCAAGATCCAGCCCGAGACCTTCGATGCGTGGGTGCGCATCGTGCGCGAGATTCCGAACGCGGTGCTGTGGCTGGCGCAAGGACCCGAGGGCTTCGAGCGCAACCTGCGCAACCAGTGGGAAGCGGCTGGGCTGGGCTCCGAACGGCTGATCGTGTCGCCGCGCATGCCGGTCGACCAGCACCTGGCACGCATCGGCCTGGCCGACCTGTTCATCGACACCTTTCCGTACAGCAGCGGCGCAACAGCGAACGACGTGCTGTGGTCGGGCGTGCCGCTGCTGGCGCTCACGGGCACGACGATGGTGTCGCGCATGGCGGGCAGCCTGATGGGCGCCATCGGCCTGCCGGAACTGGTGGCCGCGAACCATGACGAGTACGTGCAGAAGGCCGTGCACTGCGCCACGCACCCTCAGGAGCTGGCCGCACTGCGCGCGCGCCTCGCGGCGGCGAGGGACGCGCGCCGCGGCTACTTCGACACGCCGCGCTTCGTGCGGCACCTGGAAGACGGCTTCAGGCAGATCGCCGCGCGCAGCCGCCAGGGATTGCCCGCGGCACACGTCGACGTCGCCGCGCGCCCACAGGACAAGTGA
- a CDS encoding ClpXP protease specificity-enhancing factor: MINALESSSTRPYLIRALYEWCTDNGFTPYVAVQVDDTVQVPREYVKNGEIVLNISFDATSSLKLGNDFIEFKARFAGTAREISVPVGRVIAIYARENGQGMAFPAPAPSVPAEHGDAPAAAASTQGPARMPLRDASRGTEGDASKIVHLVTGEEGDETVGAGSPADPVDEPPRPPAGGGARPSLKRIK, encoded by the coding sequence ATGATCAACGCGCTCGAGTCGTCATCCACCCGCCCTTATCTCATCCGGGCGTTGTACGAATGGTGCACCGACAACGGGTTCACGCCCTATGTGGCGGTGCAGGTCGACGACACCGTCCAGGTGCCGCGCGAGTACGTGAAGAACGGCGAGATAGTGCTCAACATCAGCTTCGACGCGACGAGTTCGCTCAAGCTCGGCAACGACTTCATCGAGTTCAAGGCCCGTTTCGCGGGCACTGCACGCGAAATCAGCGTGCCGGTGGGTCGCGTGATCGCGATCTACGCACGCGAGAACGGCCAGGGCATGGCGTTTCCGGCGCCGGCTCCTTCGGTTCCCGCGGAGCACGGCGATGCGCCGGCTGCGGCTGCGTCGACCCAGGGTCCGGCCCGCATGCCGTTGCGCGACGCTTCGCGCGGCACCGAAGGCGATGCCAGCAAGATCGTGCATCTGGTCACGGGCGAGGAGGGCGACGAAACCGTCGGCGCGGGTTCGCCTGCGGACCCTGTCGACGAGCCACCGCGTCCGCCAGCCGGCGGGGGCGCACGGCCTTCGCTCAAGCGCATCAAGTAG
- a CDS encoding YadA family autotransporter adhesin, whose protein sequence is MTTSKCAFYSLTFAARNAHVGRLLASVLVGAGYVMTLPLAHADVTIGGSSILVNPPGIIPIAENNSGTLVATSGGISTNSLTTTALNATTANISTVNASTITASAGTVSTLDATTANISTVNATTITASAGTVSTLDATTANISTVNANTITASAGTISTLDATTANISTVNASTITASAGTVSTLDATTANISTVNASTITANTGTINSLNATNIAAGTVGGGVVNAGTVNAGTLTANTGTVNTLSATNVSTTNLSAASATINALSASTVSATTVNANTVNAGAGNFQTFTAANGTIAVLNMQTGNITTINAVTGNVTTLNAGTVNVTGDVTAGGTVTAGNGMVANGRVQNVAPGVLPSDAANMQQLNQVRNEAQDARRSGSTGASIALAAASVPALESGKRFGVGVGVGSYDGRSAIAAAVSFRIGEAAQIKVNVGTGQSGKVGGGVGASWSW, encoded by the coding sequence ATGACCACATCGAAATGCGCCTTCTACAGCCTGACCTTTGCAGCACGCAATGCGCATGTCGGCCGCCTGCTCGCATCGGTGCTCGTGGGTGCTGGCTACGTGATGACGTTGCCGCTGGCGCATGCGGACGTCACCATCGGCGGGTCGTCGATCCTGGTCAATCCGCCGGGCATCATTCCCATCGCCGAGAACAACAGCGGCACGCTGGTCGCCACCAGCGGCGGCATCAGCACGAATTCGCTGACCACCACCGCGCTCAATGCGACCACTGCCAACATCAGCACGGTCAACGCCAGCACCATCACTGCATCCGCAGGCACCGTCAGCACGCTTGACGCAACCACTGCCAACATCAGCACCGTCAATGCCACCACCATCACCGCATCCGCAGGCACCGTCAGCACGCTCGACGCGACCACCGCCAACATCAGCACCGTCAACGCCAACACCATCACTGCATCTGCAGGCACCATCAGCACGCTCGACGCGACCACTGCCAACATCAGCACCGTCAACGCCAGCACTATCACCGCATCCGCAGGCACCGTCAGCACGCTCGACGCGACCACCGCCAACATCAGCACGGTCAACGCCAGCACGATCACGGCCAACACGGGCACCATCAACTCGCTCAATGCCACGAACATCGCGGCCGGCACGGTGGGCGGGGGCGTCGTGAACGCCGGGACGGTGAACGCAGGCACGCTGACGGCCAACACCGGCACGGTCAATACCTTGAGCGCGACCAACGTGAGCACCACCAATCTGTCGGCGGCGAGCGCCACGATCAATGCGCTCAGCGCCAGCACCGTCAGCGCAACGACGGTGAACGCGAACACGGTCAATGCCGGTGCCGGCAACTTCCAGACATTCACCGCGGCCAACGGCACGATCGCGGTGCTCAACATGCAGACGGGCAACATCACCACGATCAACGCGGTGACCGGCAACGTCACGACGCTGAACGCAGGCACGGTCAACGTCACGGGCGACGTGACCGCTGGCGGCACGGTGACGGCGGGCAACGGGATGGTCGCGAACGGCCGCGTGCAGAACGTGGCGCCCGGCGTGCTGCCTTCGGACGCGGCCAACATGCAGCAGCTGAACCAGGTTCGCAACGAAGCGCAGGACGCGCGCAGGAGCGGCAGCACGGGCGCTTCGATCGCGCTGGCGGCGGCGTCCGTCCCGGCGCTCGAATCGGGCAAGCGCTTCGGCGTGGGCGTGGGCGTTGGCTCCTACGACGGCCGCTCCGCCATCGCGGCGGCCGTGAGCTTCCGCATCGGCGAAGCAGCGCAGATCAAGGTGAACGTCGGCACTGGCCAGAGCGGCAAGGTCGGCGGCGGGGTCGGCGCGTCCTGGTCCTGGTGA